CGGATGCTGTGTGCTCATCGTCTTTGGCACTCTGATGTTACAATGACCTTTCATCATTTTAAAAAATCACAGTAAATATATGTGGTCAACCACTTTGAAATGTGTGGTTGACAAATGATGAAAATATACCGGACACACGAATATACCGGACACACGAAAAAAATAATCAGTTCATTTCAGCCCCGATTCAGAGATTTCAGAAAACAGTTAATTTAGCTAATTTAATCCGGAAAAATCACTGCATAAACGAAAAGAAGAAAAAAAGCAGATGTCAGACAAACAAATGACAGTTCATTATATTCTGTAACCGCCATCCGGCACTTTAATCTCAAAGCGTGCACCATTCCCTTCAGTGCCGGTCTCAGATATGGAGATTCCGGTAATATCCAGAATTTCTCTCACCAGAAAAAGACCCAGTCCGGTATTTGAACCCACACCATGCTCAAAAATCTTCTCTTTCATCCCGTCAGCAATTCCGGAACCATCATCCTCAACTACAACAACAACACAGCCTTCCCTTTCATGAAATGATACTCTGATCAGGGTAACATTCCCTCCATGCCAGAAAGCATTCTCAAAAAGATTGTAAAACACCTTTTCAAGCATAGGATCTGCATAAATTACCAGACCTTTGGTCTCATATTCCACCTTCATACAGGTACCGGGCATAAGAAGAATAACCGACTTAATAAGAGAGTCAACATTCTGCCATGCCGGAACATAAATACCAAGATCCTGATAATCACTGGTGAATCTGATCTTCTTCTCAATCACTCCGGTTGCTTTTATCATTGGCTCAAGATATTCCCTGATCTCTTCTTCATCAAGTTCACGTTTCAGCAGTTCCTGATATGCACATATACCGGAGATCTGATTAATGATATCATGACGTGTAACTGAAGAGAGAAGGTTCAGCTTTTTATTCAGTGTCTTCAGGGCCTCTTCGGTCTGTTTACGGTAGTTGACATCAACATGCGTCCCGACTGCCCTGTGAGGTATTCCATCATCATCCACCTCATATGACTTGCCCCTGCCTGAGATCCACATCCAGCTTCCTCCCTTTGTCCGGAGACGAAAATCCTCCCTGTATGGTCTTGCTTCCCGGACATATCCATAAATCCTTGGCACAACCAATTCACGATCTTCCGGGTGCATCAGTTCAACCCATGTTGAGAGCGACATCGGCAGTTCTCCCGGTTCATAACCAAGCATTCTGTAATAACGCGGACTGAAATAAATCTCGTCTGTATCAAGATTCCAGTCCCATAACCCGTGTTCACTGGCATCCACAGCCAGTTCGAGGCGGTTCCGGATTAAATCCAGTTCTTCTTCTGCAATCTTTCTGGCAGTAATATCGACCATGGTTGTCAGAAGACACGGGGTTTCTCCTAAGGTGAGACTATCAGCAGAGAAGATCCCATACATAACCTCACCATTCTTTTTGCGTACCGGAATTTCAAGATCTATGATCTTTCCGGCCTTTTCAAGTAAACTAAGAGCATTCAGCCGGTCTTCAGGATTAACGAAGAGATTCAGTTCAGTTGCAGTTTTTCCGATTACCTCACTTCGCTGATATCCGGTCTTCCGGATGAAGGCATCATTGACATCCATATATCGGCCATCTTCTTTTGTAGAGACCGCCATAATGGCCGCACTGGAATTAAAAACTGCTGAAAATATATCCTCAGATAATATCATCTGCTGCATCTCCCTGCCGGGGTCCGGGCATTCTGCCTGTTGATCAGCAACTTAATCAGATCTCCGGTAAAAAAAACTCATCAGAATCCTCTTCTGTGAAAGATGCCGTATCCACAATAAATCCTCCGGTCGGTTCCGGATATAATTCTGCTGATTCAGAAATTATTTCTTCACCATTAAAATATAACAGATAAATCTGACTATAATTATCAGCCATAACACATCCCCAATTGTACACTATAATAAAGATCGTATCAGAAATTAAATACAATGGATATTTTGTTAAATAAAATGATACAATCGTCCACAAAAAAAAGAGATCTAAGACCAAAAAACTAATAGAATTGTCAGATAGTATTAATTAACGTAGTAACTTTTCAGAATAGACACAATTACTCACTGAGCAATTGCAGCGTTTGGTGGTTCCCGGGAACTCTCGTATCTCAGTACAGCACCAAAACGTGGGCGGGCTTAACTGCCGGGTTCGAGATGAGTCCGGGTGTTGCCCCGCCGCTATGGCCGCAATCGCAGACCGGACACTGGGTCACGAACCCAAATGTAATCTGCAATTATCCGGCATATTGGCATTCACACAACGATTTCGTCTGGATTTTAACGGTTAAAGTGTTTTCCGTTGCCGAATTATCGGACTTTAGTGCCTGTGGACTGAACACGTCGTTGCCTTCGTGCGTACATCCCAGGTCTATCAAACGGGTCTTCTACCCGCGTCCTGTGACGGAGTCTCTTTTCAGGTCAGGTTTCAAGCTTAGATGCTTTCAGCTTTTACCCCTTATCGCGTAGCCACCCGGCATTGCCCTGTCGGACAACCGGTCTACCAGTGGCGACGACGGAAAGTTCCTCTCGTACTATTTCCATCTTACCTTCAGACTCCCGACACCCCATATAGATAGTAACCGACCTGTCTCACGACGGTCTAAACCCAGCTCACGATCCCCATTAATAGGCGAACAACCTCACCCTTGGCTGCTGCTGCACAGCCAGGATGGAAAGAACCGACATCGAGGTAGCAAGCCGCCGGGTCGATATGTGCTCTTGCCGGCGACGACTCTGTTATCCCCGGGGTAGCTTTTCTGTCGTCAATAGCACTCATCAAAAGCGCGTATTGGTTCGTTAGACCCGAGTTTCCTCTCGCAGATACTTGCTATTCGTATCAGCGTCAGGCCAACTTTTGCTCTTGACACTCTTCTGTGAGTTTCTGACTCACATGAGTTGACCTTGGGGCACCCTTGATACCTTTTCGAGGGTGTGGCGCCCCACCCAAACTGCCTACCTACCGATGTCCTCGTATACGAGTTAGTGTTACAGTAAACCAAGGATGGTGTCTCAGATTGCGACTAGCCTGCCCCCACGAGGGCAGGATCAACATCTCCCATCTACTCTGCGCAAGGAATACCGTAACACAACGACAGGCTGCAGTAAAGCTCCACGGGGTCTTCACTTCCCATATGGGGTCCCTAGCCTCTGCACTAGGATAAAATGTTCAACGGACTTGTGTTTGGGACAGTAGGACTCTCGTTAATCCATTCATGCAAGTCGCCAATTAAGCGACAAGGTACTACGCTACCTTAAGAGGGTCATAGTTACCCCCGCCGTTTACGGGTCCTTCGTCCGGTTGTACCCGGTTTTCAGATGCCCGCACTGGGCAGGAATCACAGACTATACTAGTCGTTTCCGAGTTGCAGTCTGCTATGTTGTTATTAGACAGTCGGAGTCCCCGAGTCACTGCGACCTGCTTGATCTCCAAGCAGGCACTCCTTATTCCAAAGTTACGGAGCTATTTTGCCGAGTTCCCTAAACACAATTAAACCGATACGCCTTGGCCTTCTCAGCCAGGGGCACCTGTGTCAGATCTCGGTACGGTCATCTGGCCCCCTTTTCACGGGCTCCAGGAATTTGCTGTATTACTTCATCACGCTTTCGCTCAATTCTCACCATTGCGGTTCTCCAGGAGCTTATACGATTAAACAGGGCGACGGCCCTGCACAGCATATCCCGAAGCGTCAGGATTATTGGCCGATGGTACAGGAATATTAACCTGTTTCCCTTTCGACGTACTCGAGTTACGATACACCTTAGGACCGACTAACCCTCGACTGACGAACATTGTCGAGGAAACCTAGCCCCTCCGGCGGATGGGATTCTCACCCATCTAATGCTTCTACTAATGCCAGAATTCTCATTTCTGCACGGTCCACAGGAGCTTACACCCCTGCTTCTGCCCATGCAGAACGCCTCTCTACGCCATCATATTGTAAATATGGTCCGTGGTATCTGTGGTAGGTTTGAGCCCCGTCCATTTTCTGCGCCCCAAACCTAGACTGGTAAGCTGTTACGCACTTTTTAAAGGATAGCTGCTTCTAAGCTCACCTTCCAGTTGTTTTTGGCCTGGGACCTCATTTAGTGTTTACACTTAACCTACACTCAGGGACATTAACCACGGGCTGGGTTGTCTCCCTTACGCACTACAAGCTTACCCCGCAGTGCGGACTTCCGGACTTCTTTGACGACGGGGAATTCGGAGTTTGACAGCAGGGTAAGGAATTTCTTCCCCAACTCCCACAATCAGTGCTCTACCTCACCGTCTGTCTCCATCCAGGTCATGCTACGGCATGTTTCGAGAGGAACCAGCGGATGCCTAGTTCGATTGGCCTTTCACCCCTATACGCAGGTCACACGAATGATTTGCATATCAATACCGCTTCGGCCCTCCACGCAACTTTCGTCACGCTTCAGCCTGCCCACGCATAGATCACTAGGCTTCGGGTCTTATCCTGCCGACTTCACGCACTTTTAATACGTCGTCCCATGTGCATAAGCACTACGAACCTGTCGCTTTCGCTTCGGCTTCCCGCAGGGTTAACCTCGCCGACAGAATAAACTCTCTGGCCCGTTCTTCAAAACGTAAGTTATGACGCTGGCAATACCGCCCATACTACAGCCTCGCAGCTGATTCTTTCGCGGTAAAGATCCTTTAACGCCATAACACACCATCGCCTGCCAGTTTCAGGCACTTTTAACCACCTTTCAAGGGTTACTTTTCAGCTTTCGCTCACGCTACTATTGCGCTATCGGTTTCGAGGAGTATTTAGTTTTGGAGGTTGATGACCCCCGGATTCACGCGAGAATTCCAACCCGCGCTACTCAGGACACCACATATATGTGAGATACTTACGTGTAGGGGACTGTCACCCTCTTTGGTTTGACTTTTCAGAACAAATTCCACTTCATATCGCACAAAAACAGTGGGCCTATCAACACCACATCTCCCATTGCCGGGATTCAGTTTGAACTATGTCGTTTTCGATCGCCTTTACTAACGACATCTCGTTTGATTTCTCTTCCTCCCCCTACTGAGATGTTTCAATTCGGGGGGTTACCGATCGTTACCGATCGTGACTTAATGTCACAGGATGTCCCATTAGGGTATCTCCGGATCATAGAATCCATGCGTCTTCCCGGAGCTTATCGCAGCTTGGCACGCCCTTCGTCGGCACTCGAACCGAGCCATTCACTGACAGGCAGAACGTAATTCAGCATTTTATCGGTTTAACCGTTAAAATCCATTTAACGTCGTTGTGTGAATACCTATACACGGCCTCAAAAAGTCCTTACTGACTCTCGGCCCTTCCCCGTCGATTCACATCAACGGGTGCATTAAAAAGCCGTTCCGAAAAACGGCTATGGACCCAGGGGGATTTGAACCCCCGGCCTCGGCGTTGCAAACGCCGCGCTCTTCCAGCTGAGCTATGAGCCCTCTGCTTTGTTCATGTCGACACTGACAATTTTACAGTTTGTTTAATAACCGCTAATTACCCCTACGATATTTCGTTAGGAGGTGATCCAGCCGCAGATTCCCCTACGGCTACCTTGTTACGACTTAACCCCCCTTGCGAAACCTAGATTCGACTGCGGCAATTAACCACAGCCTCATCCAAACCTCACTCGGGTGGTTTGACGGGCGGTGTGTGCAAGGAGCAGGGACGTATTCACCGCG
The sequence above is a segment of the Methanoplanus limicola DSM 2279 genome. Coding sequences within it:
- a CDS encoding PAS domain S-box protein; the encoded protein is MILSEDIFSAVFNSSAAIMAVSTKEDGRYMDVNDAFIRKTGYQRSEVIGKTATELNLFVNPEDRLNALSLLEKAGKIIDLEIPVRKKNGEVMYGIFSADSLTLGETPCLLTTMVDITARKIAEEELDLIRNRLELAVDASEHGLWDWNLDTDEIYFSPRYYRMLGYEPGELPMSLSTWVELMHPEDRELVVPRIYGYVREARPYREDFRLRTKGGSWMWISGRGKSYEVDDDGIPHRAVGTHVDVNYRKQTEEALKTLNKKLNLLSSVTRHDIINQISGICAYQELLKRELDEEEIREYLEPMIKATGVIEKKIRFTSDYQDLGIYVPAWQNVDSLIKSVILLMPGTCMKVEYETKGLVIYADPMLEKVFYNLFENAFWHGGNVTLIRVSFHEREGCVVVVVEDDGSGIADGMKEKIFEHGVGSNTGLGLFLVREILDITGISISETGTEGNGARFEIKVPDGGYRI